The Streptococcus downei MFe28 DNA window TTGGAAATCTATGAAAACTCTTGAAAGCAAGGGCTTGGTTATTGAGCCCATCAAGAACCGAGGCTACCGGCTGCTTCTTGGTGACCTGCTCCTGCCTGACGAAATTACATCAGCCACAGGCCTAAAGGTTTATCTCAATGAGACTTCTGCCTCCACTCAAGAGGATGCCAAGGAGGGCATTAAAAAAGGGCAGCCTTCTCCTGCCATTTATCTAGCTCCCAATCAAAGGTCGGCTCGAGGTCGTTTTTCACGCCCCTTCTTTTCTCCTGAATCGGGCGGCATCTATATGTCCCTCCACCTGCAACCCAACCTGCCCTACGACCAGGCTCCTGCCTATACCCTCATGGTAGCTTCCAGTATTGTCAAGGCTATTTCTCGACTGGCGGGCATCGACTGCCAGATTAAGTGGGTCAATGATATTTATCTGGGTCAAAAAAAGCTAGCTGGCATCCTGACCGAGGCGATTTCCTCCATTGAGACGGGACTGATTACTGATGTCATTATTGGAATTGGGCTTAACTTCCTAGTGCCTGAATTTCCTGAGGACTTGCAGGACAAGGCTACTAGCCTCTTCACCAAACAAGCACCTATCAGCCGCAATCAGCTGATTGCTGAAATCTGGAACATTTTCCAAAATACTCCTGAGCGAGATCTCATAAAAGTTTACAAAGAAAAATCACTCGTTCTGGATAAACGAGTGACCTTTGTGGAAAATCAATTATCTTATACTGGTCTAGCGACTGACATTACTGACAGCGGCCAGCTAGTCGTCCGGCTGGATGATGGTCAAGAAAAAGTCCTTAATTCTGGGGAAATTAGTCTCTCTTCTTGGGACTATTAGTCCCTTGGCCATGAGATAGGGATTTAAGCAATTCCTTGAGCAGACGGTCTGCCAGATAGGCATTCTGCAAATTGCGAATAATGAGGAAGGCCCAAAAGGCCGCCAACCAAAAATGTCCTGTAAGCAAGGCATCGCTGAAAAAGTAACTTTCAACAGCACACCAGAGAGCCATGCTGATAAACTGTAATCGATTCATATAAGGTCATTATAGCAGAAATTCCACCGCAATGGTGGATTTTTTTACGCTTATTACTATTTAGTGGGATTTTATTGACCGCTTGTTAAGAAGGAAAGCACATTTTCTGATTGGTGACTAGCCCAGTCAGACCTGATTTGATAGGGCTGGTTATTACTAATTAGTGAAAGGTTATCAACAACTGAGACCTCTTGCAGACAATCGGTATTTGCTCTGCTGAATCGGCCAGCAGTCTCAGTTCGTCTAGTCTTCTTCCACTTCTAGCTTATCAGAGAGAAATTCAAAGCCGTCTGGAATCAGGCCATCCTCTTCCTTAGCTTCTACTTGATCATCTGGGGAGTCTGATGAAACCTCTGAACCTTTTTGACCTCGCATCTTTTGGGCAAATTCGGCACGGATTTCTTCAAAATCAGCCTTGGGCACGGCCATAATCTGCGGAGAAAAGCCGGCGGCCTGGCTCATAATATTACCAAACATGGTATTGAGGTCGCTGCGTTTCATGGCCTGCTCGGCATTGAAAGCAGCTCGAAAGGCTAAAATAGCATTTTCACTATTGGCTAGGACTGGCTCAGAACCCAGCAACAGGGCGCGATCCTGGGGTCCGATAGAGTCTAAAATTTCATTCCAGGAGGACTTGAGGGCATCCAGATATTGGCGAGATTTTTCACTATCAGCAACCGTTTCTTCCATGATGGTCAAAATCTTGGCCTTGTCCACCTTGAATTTGAAATTAGTGGAAGCCTTGGGCTTGCTGACTGGAGCGGAAGCTGTGAAATTCCCCGTCTCTAGTTGAGCCTTAAGCTGAGCTACTTCTCTTTTGAGGATTTGAATTTCTTTCTCTAATTCTTCTGAGTTTCCAGCTCGGTCTTGACTTGGTGCTTGCTGGGCATCAGCCAGTTGGATGGTCATCATCTCCGCATAGATTTTCGGCTGGGTGCCGTTCTTTAGCTCAGGCATGGTCCGGGTGATGATGTCAATCATGGCAAAGAGCCGTCTCTGGTCCAGCGTCAAATTTTCCTCAAAAGCCTGCGAACTCCGACTAACCTGACCACCTGCCTGAACCAAAAGGATATCTCGCAGATAATCCAGTAGGTCGGTGGCAAAACGACTCATGCCCTTGCCACTATCAAAGATGGTATTGAGATTGGTCAGGGCGGCTAGGCTATCATGCTGGATTAGGTTGGCTAGATAATCATCCAGAGCCGCTTGACCGACAGAACCTGTGATTTCTTCAGCTATGGCTGCTGTCACCTGATTGTCGGCCGAAAGGCTGAGGGCTTGGTCTAGGATGGACAAGGCATCGCGCATTCCTCCTTCGGCCTGTCGAGCAATCAAATTGAGGGCCTGGTCCTCATAGGCGATGCCTTCCTTGTCCAAAATCTCAGCCATATGTTGGCGGATGGCAGTCTGCTTAATAGCCTTGAACTCAAAACGTTGAACCCGAGAGAGGATGGTCGCTGGAATCTTATGCAACTCGGTTGTCGCCAGGATAAAGACAACATTCTCCGTCGGTTCTTCCAAGGTCTTGAGCAGGGCGTTGAAAGCCCCTGTTGAGAGCATATGAACTTCATCAATAATATAGACTTTGTAGGTAGCCCGACTGGGCGCATAGGTCGACTTATCGCGAATTTCTCGGATTTCATCGACTCCATTGTTGGAGGCTGCATCAATTTCGATGACATCTTCCAGACTACCTTCGGTTATGTCTCGACAGATGTCACAGTCATTACAAGGCTCACCATCTACTTGATTAGGGCAGTTCATAGCCTTAGCAAAGATTTTAGCCACACTAGTTTTCCCAGTCCCCCGTGGGCCTGAAAAGAGATAGGCATGACTGATTTTTCCAGAAGCTACCGCCTGCTTGAGGGTGGTGGCCACTACTTCTTGACCAACTAATTCCTGGAAGGTCTGGCTGCGGTATTTTCGATAAAGGGCTTGGTACATTAGTTCTTAACTCCAAACATAGCAAAATTCCAGTCTGTCTTTTCCAACAGAATGGCCACAAATTGCTCCAAATAATCCTTGTCCATCTGGTCATAATCGCCAACCAAACTGGAATCCAAATCCAGTACACCGAGGAGCTGGTCGTCTTGATAGATAGGGACAACAATTTCTGAAAGAGCAGCTGAATCACAGGAGATATAATTGGCGTGCTGGGTCAC harbors:
- the birA gene encoding bifunctional biotin--[acetyl-CoA-carboxylase] ligase/biotin operon repressor BirA; protein product: MKTYEKIYQILWEAHDFVSGQDLADQLDVSRTAIWKSMKTLESKGLVIEPIKNRGYRLLLGDLLLPDEITSATGLKVYLNETSASTQEDAKEGIKKGQPSPAIYLAPNQRSARGRFSRPFFSPESGGIYMSLHLQPNLPYDQAPAYTLMVASSIVKAISRLAGIDCQIKWVNDIYLGQKKLAGILTEAISSIETGLITDVIIGIGLNFLVPEFPEDLQDKATSLFTKQAPISRNQLIAEIWNIFQNTPERDLIKVYKEKSLVLDKRVTFVENQLSYTGLATDITDSGQLVVRLDDGQEKVLNSGEISLSSWDY
- a CDS encoding DUF3272 family protein, which produces MNRLQFISMALWCAVESYFFSDALLTGHFWLAAFWAFLIIRNLQNAYLADRLLKELLKSLSHGQGTNSPKKRD
- the dnaX gene encoding DNA polymerase III subunit gamma/tau yields the protein MYQALYRKYRSQTFQELVGQEVVATTLKQAVASGKISHAYLFSGPRGTGKTSVAKIFAKAMNCPNQVDGEPCNDCDICRDITEGSLEDVIEIDAASNNGVDEIREIRDKSTYAPSRATYKVYIIDEVHMLSTGAFNALLKTLEEPTENVVFILATTELHKIPATILSRVQRFEFKAIKQTAIRQHMAEILDKEGIAYEDQALNLIARQAEGGMRDALSILDQALSLSADNQVTAAIAEEITGSVGQAALDDYLANLIQHDSLAALTNLNTIFDSGKGMSRFATDLLDYLRDILLVQAGGQVSRSSQAFEENLTLDQRRLFAMIDIITRTMPELKNGTQPKIYAEMMTIQLADAQQAPSQDRAGNSEELEKEIQILKREVAQLKAQLETGNFTASAPVSKPKASTNFKFKVDKAKILTIMEETVADSEKSRQYLDALKSSWNEILDSIGPQDRALLLGSEPVLANSENAILAFRAAFNAEQAMKRSDLNTMFGNIMSQAAGFSPQIMAVPKADFEEIRAEFAQKMRGQKGSEVSSDSPDDQVEAKEEDGLIPDGFEFLSDKLEVEED